The Burkholderia mayonis DNA window CACGACCGGCTTCGACGAATATACGAAGCGGATGCCCCCCGAGCTGCGAATCGAGCTGCGCGAGGTGAAGCCCGAGCTGCGCTCGGGCTCGCGCACGGCCGAGAGCGTGATGGCCGCGGAGAAGCAGCGGATCGAGGCCGCGTTGCCGAAGCACGCGCGCGTCATCGCGCTCGACGAGCGCGGCCGCGACTGGACCACGATGCAGCTCGCGCAGGCGCTGCCCGCGTGGCAGCAGGACGGCCGCGACGTCGCGTTCGTGATCGGCGGCGCCGACGGGCTCGATCCGGCGCTCAAGTCGCGCGCCGAACTGCTGCTGCGCGTGTCGAGCCTCACGCTGCCTCACGGCATGGTTCGCGTGCTGCTCGCCGAGCAGCTTTACCGCGCGTGGAGCATCACGCAGAATCACCCCTATCATCGCGCGTAGCGGCCGTCGCCCGACGCGCCGCGCACGCGCCCATCGAGACAAGACGATGCCCGACAGCGCTGCTGCCCCGTCCTACCCGTTCATTTACCTCGCCTCGCAAAGCCCCCGCCGCCGGGAACTGCTCGATCAGCTCGGCGTGCGCTACGAACTGCTGACGCCCGCGCCCCATGAGGACGCCGAAGCGCTCGAAGCCGAGTTGCCGGACGAGGCGCCCGACCATTACGTGCTGCGCGTGTGCGTCGCGAAAGCCGAAGCGGCGCGCGCGCGGCTCGTCGCGAACGGCAAGCCGGCCGCGCCCGTGCTCGTCGCCGATACGACCGTGACGATCGACGGCGCGATCCTCGGCAAGCCCGCCGACGCCGCCGGCGCGCTCGCGATGCTCACGCGCCTCGCCGGCCGCACGCACGAAGTACTGACGGCGCTCGCCGTGATCGACGCGACGGGCGAGCTGATGCCGCCCGCGCTATCGCGCTCCGAGGTCCGTTTCGCGGCGGCGGCGCCCGCCGCGCTCGCGCGCTATGTCGAGAGCGGCGAACCGTTCGGCAAGGCGGGCGCCTATGCGATCCAGGGGCGCGCGGCGGAATTCGTCGAACGAATCGACGGTTCCCATTCGGGTATCATGGGTCTGCCCCTTTTTGAGACCGCGGCGCTGCTTCGCGCGGCGCACGTCTCCTTCTGAATCACACCATGAACGAAGAAATCCTGATCAACATCACGCCGCAGGAAACGCGGGTCGCGCTCGTCCAACAAGGCGCGGTGCAGGAGCTTCACGTCGAGCGCACGCTGTCGCGCGGGCGCGTCGGCAACATCTATCTCGGCAAGGTCGTGCGCGTGCTGCCCGGCATGCAGTCGGCGTTCATCGACATCGGACTCGAGCGCGCGGCGTTCCTGCACGTCGCCGACATCTGGCAGCCGCGCGCGGGCGACGCGCCCGCCGTCGTGCACCAGCCGATCGAGAAGATCGTGTTCGAGGGGCAGACGCTGATGGTTCAGGTGATCAAGGACCCGATCGGCACGAAGGGCGCGCGGCTGTCGACGCAGATCAGCATCGCGGGCCGCACGCTCGTCTACCTGCCGCAGGAGCCGCACATCGGCATCTCGCAGAAGATCGAGAGCGAGACCGAGCGCGAGGCCGTGCGCGCGCGGCTGACCGCCGTGATTCCCGCCGACGAGAAAGGCGGCTACATCGTGCGCACGATCGCCGAGGACGCGACGGGCGACGAGCTCGCCGCCGACGTCGCGTACCTGCGCAAGACCTGGGCGACGATCGTGGCGCAAGGCCAGCGCCTGCCCGCGACGAGCCTGCTGTATCAGGATCTCGATCTCGCGCAGCGCGTGCTGCGCGATTTCGCGAACGACGACACGACGCGCATCCAGGTCGATTCGCGAGAGACGTACCAGCGGCTCGTCGACTTCGCGGGCGAGTTCACGCCGGCCGTGAGCCCGAAGCTGCACCACTACACCGGCGAGCGGCCGCTCTTCGACCTGTACAACATCGAAACCGAGATCCAGCGGGCGCTGTCGCGGCGCGTCGATCTGAAATCGGGCGGCTACCTGATGATCGACCAGACGGAAGCGATGACGACGATCGACGTAAACACGGGCGGCTACGTCGGCGCGCGCAACTTCGACGACACGATCTTCAAGACGAATCTCGAGGCCGCGCACACGATCGCGCGGCAGTTGCGGCTGCGCAACCTCGGCGGGATCATCATCATCGACTTCATCGACATGGAGAACGCCGAGCATCGCGACGCGGTGCTCGCCGAGCTGAAGAAGGCGCTCGCGCGCGACCGCACGCGCGTGACGGTAAACGGCTTCTCGCAGTTGGGGCTCGTCGAGATGACGCGCAAGCGCACACGCGAATCGCTCGCGCACGTGCTGTGCGAGCCGTGCCCGACCTGCCAAGGCAAGGGCCAGGTGAAGACGTCGCGCACCGTCTGCTACGACGTCCTGCGCGAAATCCTGCGCGAGTCGCGGCAGTTCAATCCGCGCGAATTCCGCGTGATCGCGTCGCAGCAGGTGATCGATCTCTTTCTCGATGAGGAATCGCAGCATCTCGCGATGCTGATCGACTTCATCGGCAAGCCGGTGTCGTTGCAGGTCGAGTCGAATCTGAGTCAGGAGCAGTACGACATCGTGCTGATGTAGCAATCGCCGGCGTCACCGCCGCCGCAAGCCGCGCCGAGCGCCAAGACGCACGGCGGCATGGAGGCGCGAAACCGGCCCACGCCTCCATGCAGGAAGCACCGGAGGCCGTGTCGACCGGCAAGTCGATCGGCATCGCATCGGCGCCGACGGCGTACGCCCCCAAAGAGCCCGGCCGCCGACGGGCGCGTTTCAATGTCGATTCACCGAGAAGATGACGAATCAATGTTGGGAATCCTGAACGGCACGCCCTCTGTAGAAAAACCTGTCGGCCGAAGTCTCGATATCCACTCGCCCGCCGTGCTCGCATCGAGCCTCCTCGATTCGGTCACGGACATGCGTCGCGCGCGGCAAGCAAGCCGTAAGCCGCTCCAAGCGGTCTTTCGCGCCGCGACGATCCTGGGCCGGCCTCGAGTCTTGGGCCGCGCCTGTACCGGCAGGCGAATGCGATCAATCCGGTGCGCCCTCAAACGCCACGAAAGCTGAAATCGTTTTCGCACCTGAATCGAATCGTCGACCGCCCGGAATCGGCCGCCGCCGACGTCGCCCGGCGGCGAACCGCGACATGACCGCGGAAACGTCAGCGCAACACGG harbors:
- the rlmH gene encoding 23S rRNA (pseudouridine(1915)-N(3))-methyltransferase RlmH, with product MKLHIVAVGHKMPGWITTGFDEYTKRMPPELRIELREVKPELRSGSRTAESVMAAEKQRIEAALPKHARVIALDERGRDWTTMQLAQALPAWQQDGRDVAFVIGGADGLDPALKSRAELLLRVSSLTLPHGMVRVLLAEQLYRAWSITQNHPYHRA
- a CDS encoding Maf family protein; protein product: MPDSAAAPSYPFIYLASQSPRRRELLDQLGVRYELLTPAPHEDAEALEAELPDEAPDHYVLRVCVAKAEAARARLVANGKPAAPVLVADTTVTIDGAILGKPADAAGALAMLTRLAGRTHEVLTALAVIDATGELMPPALSRSEVRFAAAAPAALARYVESGEPFGKAGAYAIQGRAAEFVERIDGSHSGIMGLPLFETAALLRAAHVSF
- the rng gene encoding ribonuclease G — protein: MNEEILINITPQETRVALVQQGAVQELHVERTLSRGRVGNIYLGKVVRVLPGMQSAFIDIGLERAAFLHVADIWQPRAGDAPAVVHQPIEKIVFEGQTLMVQVIKDPIGTKGARLSTQISIAGRTLVYLPQEPHIGISQKIESETEREAVRARLTAVIPADEKGGYIVRTIAEDATGDELAADVAYLRKTWATIVAQGQRLPATSLLYQDLDLAQRVLRDFANDDTTRIQVDSRETYQRLVDFAGEFTPAVSPKLHHYTGERPLFDLYNIETEIQRALSRRVDLKSGGYLMIDQTEAMTTIDVNTGGYVGARNFDDTIFKTNLEAAHTIARQLRLRNLGGIIIIDFIDMENAEHRDAVLAELKKALARDRTRVTVNGFSQLGLVEMTRKRTRESLAHVLCEPCPTCQGKGQVKTSRTVCYDVLREILRESRQFNPREFRVIASQQVIDLFLDEESQHLAMLIDFIGKPVSLQVESNLSQEQYDIVLM